A stretch of the Hippocampus zosterae strain Florida chromosome 18, ASM2543408v3, whole genome shotgun sequence genome encodes the following:
- the LOC127591185 gene encoding histone-lysine N-methyltransferase EHMT1-like isoform X3 gives MLNGTECDDARHNSPTYVSTTGRGAELASVNENGTSDMETPHGSVTGSNGFILIKPQQEDSSEATPDRANSPHRTNRPPSNTSTGVHLTKSPPSSPCGSPQTLGALRTDPSTGTTTGLETIDSKNGTAATSTASTTIMIHRARKTMSRPAVTLEQKLLKKELREAKNTMMETPLSSDTPDPSQQCSTENHLPQNPSDLPASAQTASPTSPATPVVSSPPLASSPSKLQQGLADLFTGGLSSRKKKRRMGIYSLVPKKKSKLLRQTTMLEMFQVVHPNAKSPETNINGEKMDHASEEEEVSDELDSEEEEEEQQSQGEELGTDIAQTSPTFESASQAENEQDSDESGEDGEEEGTDSDYLSTESSLKKSKRKTKGDDAWLKPSRKCKRMAMEKDPESLSEPPAAILMHSEDRNEDSAITPPDELSLREPDASSDAKERSSSTVEEAQELPLCSCRMETPKSREILILSDRKCMATESVDGQLTRCQGAVLKQEMMRPSNSVQLLVLCEDHRNGMVKHQCCPGCGFFCRAGTFMECQPDMNISHRFHRACASVLKGQSFCPHCGEEAGKAKEVTIAKADTTSTVPPTPAHGPAPPGPAHEGRADTTTGSSLQPAVASDGNGRADSSLCAGLAPGLDSQALSGSSGGTEQLGDVEATAPSPVLPRETLESILVALDTEKPKKLRFHPKQLYLSAKQGELKKVVLMLVDGIDPNFKMESQNKRTPLHAAAEGGQKEICHMLVQAGANLESCDEDHRTPLMDACENNHMETVMYLLRAGASAMHKDVEGFTCLHLAAKSGHYNIVEYLLCTGYVNINCQDDGGWTAMIWATEYKHVNQVKLLLSKGADISIRDKEENIVLHWAAFSGSVEIATLLLDAHCDLHAVNIHGDSPLHIAARENRLDCVVLFLSRGADVSRKNREGEAPPDCCSHNSKTFAALQADRRQKDAKNVGFIQAMEKSLHSDIALGQERVPLPCVNAVDGEPYPDDYKYILENCVTSPMNIDRNITHLQYCVCKEDCSSSVCMCGQLSLRCWYDAGGCLLPEFCREEPPLIFECNHACSCWRTCKNRVVQNGLRTRLELFRTSKKGWGVRALQDIPQGTFVCEYVGEIISEAEAEMRQNDAYLFSLDDKPQDLYCIDARFYGNISRFLNHMCEPNLFACRVFTTHQDLRFPHIAFFASENIKAGEELGFNYGDHFWEVKSKAFSCECGSSKCKYSSAAMTSLQADSTPESRQQPSASPDTSSSDAPPSPS, from the exons ATGCTCAATGGCACCGAATGTGACGACGCAAGGCACAACAGCCCGACGTACGTTTCGACAACAGGCCGCGGCGCGGAGTTAGCATCGGTCAATGAAAATGGTACGTCGGACATGGAGACGCCACACGGTTCTGTTACCGGGAGCAATGGATTTATTCTCATTAAGCCGCAACAGGAGGACAGCTCGGAAGCCACGCCCGATAGGGCAAATTCCCCCCACAGGACTAACCGGCCACCTTCAAACACCTCCACAGGGGTACACTTGACCAAATCTCCCCCTTCCTCACCCTGCGGGTCCCCTCAGACTTTAGGCGCACTAAGGACCGACCCTAGTACAGGAACTACAACAGGGCTGGAGACAATAGACTCTAAAAATGGCACGGCCGCAACTAGCACCGCTTCAACAACCATCATGATACACAGAGCTCGCAAAACCATGTCGAGGCCCGCTGTCACTCTGGAACAAAAG CTTCTCAAGAAGGAATTAAGAGAAGCAAAGAACACCATGATGGAAACTCCGCTTTCATCCGACACGCCGGACCCTTCACAGCAGTGCTCAACAGAGAACCATCTACCTCAGAATCCTTCGGATCTGCCAGCTTCAGCACAAACCGCTTCGCCGACTTCACCAGCAACTCCTGTAGTTTCCTCCCCGCCGCTCGCGTCATCGCCCTCCAAACTTCAACAGGGTCTCGCAG ACCTCTTCACGGGGGGGCTCTCTTCCCGTAAGAAGAAGAGAAGGATGGGAATTTACAGCCTGGTTCCTAAGAAGAAAAGTAAACTTCTTCGGCAGACAACAATGTTGGAAATGTTTCAGGTGGTACACCCGAATGCCAAGAGCCCCGAG ACAAATATAAATGGCGAGAAGATGGATCATGCAtctgaggaagaggaagtgtCAGATGAGCTGgactcggaggaggaggaggaggaacaacAGTCGCAAGGAGAGGAACTCGGCACTGATATCGCGCAAACAAGTCCAACATTTGAGTCTGCGTCTCAG GCGGAGAATGAGCAGGATTCTGACGAATCTGGAGAAGATGGAGAGGAGGAAGGCACAGATTCAGACTACTTG AGCACCGAGTCCAGTCTAAAGAAgtcaaagaggaaaacaaaaggaGACGATGCCTGGCTCAAGCCATCGAGGAAATGCAAGAGGATGGCAATGGAGAAAG ACCCAGAGTCCTTATCTGAGCCTCCAGCTGCAATTCTGATGCACTCGGAAGACAGAAATGAAGACTCTGCGATCACACCACCCGACGAACTCTCACTCCGTGAGCCTGACGCTAGTTCAGATGCTAAAG AGAGATCGAGTTCTACAGTGGAGGAGGCCCAGGAGCTTCCACTGTGCAGCTGCCGCATGGAGACCCCCAAGAGTCGGGAGATTCTCATTCTGTCTGACAGGAAGTGCATGGCTACGGAGAGCGTCGATGGACAATTGACCCGCTGCCAGGGCGCCGTCTTGAAACAAGAAATGATGCGTCCCTCCAACTCTGTTCAGCTGCTCGTTCTATGCGAGGACCACCGCAACGGCATGGTCAAGCACCAGTGCTGCCCCGGCTGCGGATTCTTCTGCAGGGCT gggaCCTTCATGGAGTGCCAACCAGACATGAACATCTCGCATCGCTTTCACCGTGCCTGTGCCTCGGTGCTGAAAGGTCAAAGCTTCTGCCCCCACTGCGGGGAGGAGGCCGGCAAGGCCAAGGAGGTTACCATCGCCAAGGCTGACACCACCTCCACTGTACCCCCCACACCTGCTCACGGGCCAGCTCCGCCCGGGCCGGCCCACGAGGGCCGAGCGGACACCACTACCGGAAG CTCTTTACAGCCGGCTGTGGCGAGTGACGGCAACGGGAGAGCAGACAGCTCGCTTTGCGCTGGTTTGGCGCCGGGGCTCGACTCCCAGGCTCTTTCGGGATCCTCCGGCGGTACGGAACAGCTGGGCGACGTCGAAGCCACAGCCCCTTCTCCGGTTCTTCCTCGAGAAACTCTTGAAAGCATCCTCGTTGCTCTTGACACGGAGAA ACCCAAGAAGCTGCGTTTTCACCCAAAGCAACTTTACCTCTCGGCCAAACAGGGAGAGCTGAAGAAGGTCGTGCTCATGCTGG TGGACGGTATCGACCCCAACTTTAAGATGGAGTCTCAGAACAAACGCACGCCTCTCCATGCTGCGGCCGAGGGTGGACAAAAGGAAATCTGCCACATGCTTGTGCAA GCCGGCGCAAACTTGGAAAGCTGCGACGAAGATCATCGAACGCCGCTGATGGACGCCTGCGAAAACAACCACATGGAGACGGTCATGTACCTGCTGAGAGCTGGAGCCAGCGCCATGCACAAG GATGTTGAAGGGTTCACATGTCTCCACCTAGCGGCCAAGTCTGGTCATTACAACATTGTTGAGTACCTCCTGTGTACGGGATACGTCAACATCAACTGTCAG GATGATGGCGGATGGACAGCCATGATTTGGGCCACGGAGTACAAACATGTGAACCAGGTCAAATTGCTTCTGTCCAAAGGAGCTGACATCAGCATCAGAGACAAG GAAGAAAACATCGTTCTTCACTGGGCGGCGTTCTCCGGCAGCGTTGAGATCGCCACGCTGCTCCTGGACGCGCACTGTGATCTCCACGCTGTAAATATCCACGGGGACTCTCCTCTGCATATCGCTGCTCGGGAGAATCGCCTGGACTGTGTTGT ACTTTTCCTATCTCGAGGGGCAGATGTTTCCCGAAAGAATCGCGAAGGAGAAGCGCCTCCCGACTGCTGCAGCCACAACTCAAAAACGTTTGCGGCCCTGCAGGCCGACAGGAGACAAAAGGACGCCAAGAACGTCGGGTTCATTCAAGCAATGGAAAAAAGCCTTCACAG CGACATTGCCCTCGGGCAGGAGAGAGTTCCCCTTCCATGTGTCAATGCCGTCGACGGTGAGCCTTACCCGGACGACTACAAGTACATCCTTGAAAACTGCGTCACCTCCCCGATGAACATCGATAGAAACATAACACACTTGCAG TACTGCGTTTGCAAGGAAGACTGTTCTTCAAGCGTCTGCATGTGCGGACAGCTCAGTCTGCGCTGCTGGTATGATGCG GGCGGTTGTCTTCTCCCTGAATTCTGCCGTGAGGAGCCCCCGCTTATCTTTGAGTGTAACCACGCCTGTTCCTGTTGGAGGACCTGCAAGAACAGGGTGGTGCAAAACGgactcag GACCAGACTTGAGCTCTTTCGGACCAGTAAGAAGGGCTGGGGTGTCCGAGCGCTACAAGACATACCGCAAGGGACCTTTGTATGCGA GTACGTCGGCGAGATCATCTCCGAAGCCGAAGCTGAGATGAGGCAAAATGATGCGTACCTCTTCAGTTTGGATGACAAG CCACAAGATCTTTACTGCATCGATGCGCGTTTCTATGGAAACATCAGTCGGTTCCTCAACCACATGTGCGAGCCCAACCTGTTTGCCTGCCGAGTGTTCACCACACACCAGGACCTGCGTTTCCCACACATTGCCTTCTTTGCCAGTGAAAACATCAAGGCGGGAGAAGAGCTTGG ATTTAACTACGGCGACCACTTTTGGGAAGTGAAAAGTAAGGCGTTCAGCTGCGAATGCGGCTCCTCCAAGTGCAAGTACTCGTCCGCGGCCATGACGTCGTTGCAGGCGGACAGCACGCCAGAGAGCCGGCAGCAGCCCAGCGCCTCCCCTGACACCAGCTCGTCCGacgccccccccagcccctcttAA